Proteins encoded by one window of Serratia nevei:
- the ybeY gene encoding rRNA maturation RNase YbeY, with translation MSQVILDLQIACESGDGLPDEATFQRWLEGVLPQFQEEAEVTVRLVDEAESHELNLTYRGKDKPTNVLSFPFEAPPGIELPLLGDLIICRQVVEQEAIEQGKALEAHWAHMVVHGSLHLLGYDHIEDDEAEEMESLETEIMHGLGYPDPYLAEKDPV, from the coding sequence ATGAGTCAGGTGATTTTGGATCTGCAGATTGCCTGTGAAAGCGGCGACGGCCTGCCGGATGAGGCCACCTTCCAGCGCTGGCTGGAAGGCGTGCTGCCGCAATTTCAGGAAGAGGCCGAGGTGACCGTGCGTCTGGTGGACGAAGCGGAAAGCCACGAGCTGAACCTGACCTACCGCGGCAAAGACAAGCCGACCAACGTGCTCTCTTTCCCGTTCGAGGCCCCGCCGGGCATCGAGCTGCCGCTGCTCGGCGACCTGATTATCTGCCGCCAGGTGGTTGAACAGGAAGCGATTGAGCAAGGCAAGGCGCTGGAGGCCCACTGGGCGCATATGGTTGTCCATGGCAGTCTTCATCTGCTAGGGTATGACCACATCGAAGACGATGAAGCCGAAGAAATGGAGTCTTTGGAAACCGAAATCATGCACGGACTGGGTTATCCTGATCCGTACCTGGCGGAAAAAGACCCCGTCTGA
- a CDS encoding carbohydrate-binding protein, translated as MSTNNMINAAADDAAIMPTIANKKILMGFWHNWAAGASDGYQQGQFANMNLTDIPAEYNVVAVAFMKGQGIPTFKPYNLSDAEFRRQVGVLNSQGRAVLISLGGADAHIELKTGDEDKLKDEIIRLVEVYGFDGLDIDLEQAAIGAANNKTVLPAALKKVKDYYAAQGKNFIISMAPEFPYLRTNGTYLDYINALEGYYDFIAPQYYNQGGDGIWVDELNAWITQNNDAMKEDFLYYLTESLVTGTRGYAKIPAAKFVIGLPSNNDAAATGYVIDKQAVYNAFSRLDAKNLSIKGLMTWSINWDNGKSKAGVAYNWEFKTRYAPLIQGGVTPPPGKPNAPTALTVAELGATSLKLSWAAATGALPIASYTVYRNGTPIGQTAGLSLADSGLTPATQYSYFVTATDSQGNTSLPSSALAVKTANDGTPPDPGAPEWQNNHSYKAGDVVSYKGKKYTCIQAHTSNAGWTPDAAFTLWQLIA; from the coding sequence ATGAGCACAAATAACATGATTAATGCCGCCGCCGATGACGCAGCCATTATGCCGACTATCGCCAATAAAAAAATCCTGATGGGTTTTTGGCACAACTGGGCCGCCGGTGCCAGTGACGGCTATCAGCAAGGCCAGTTCGCCAATATGAACCTGACCGACATTCCCGCCGAATACAACGTGGTGGCCGTCGCCTTTATGAAAGGCCAGGGCATCCCAACCTTCAAACCGTACAACCTGTCCGACGCCGAGTTCCGCCGCCAGGTGGGCGTGCTGAACAGCCAGGGCCGCGCGGTGCTGATCTCCCTCGGCGGCGCAGACGCGCATATCGAGCTGAAAACCGGCGACGAAGATAAGCTGAAAGACGAGATTATTCGTCTGGTGGAAGTCTATGGCTTCGACGGCCTGGATATCGATTTGGAACAGGCGGCAATCGGTGCGGCCAATAATAAAACCGTCTTGCCTGCGGCATTGAAAAAAGTAAAAGACTATTACGCCGCGCAGGGGAAAAACTTTATTATCAGCATGGCGCCGGAATTCCCGTATTTACGCACCAACGGCACCTACCTGGATTATATCAACGCCCTCGAAGGCTATTATGACTTTATCGCGCCGCAATATTATAACCAGGGTGGCGACGGTATTTGGGTGGACGAACTCAACGCCTGGATCACGCAGAATAACGACGCCATGAAAGAGGACTTCCTCTACTACCTGACGGAAAGCCTGGTCACCGGCACCCGCGGCTATGCAAAGATCCCGGCCGCAAAATTCGTCATCGGCCTGCCGAGCAACAACGACGCCGCCGCCACCGGCTACGTGATCGATAAACAGGCGGTATATAACGCTTTCTCGCGTCTCGACGCCAAGAACCTGTCGATCAAGGGCCTGATGACCTGGTCAATCAACTGGGACAACGGTAAGAGCAAAGCCGGCGTGGCCTACAACTGGGAATTCAAAACCCGCTACGCGCCGCTGATTCAGGGCGGCGTTACCCCACCGCCGGGAAAACCTAATGCACCGACTGCGCTGACGGTCGCCGAGCTGGGCGCCACCTCGCTGAAGCTGAGCTGGGCCGCCGCCACCGGCGCCTTACCGATCGCCAGTTACACCGTCTACCGCAACGGCACCCCGATCGGCCAGACCGCCGGCCTGTCGCTGGCCGACAGCGGCCTGACCCCGGCCACCCAGTACAGCTACTTCGTTACCGCCACCGACAGCCAGGGCAATACCTCGCTGCCGAGCAGCGCGCTGGCGGTTAAAACCGCCAACGACGGCACGCCACCCGATCCGGGGGCGCCCGAGTGGCAGAACAACCACAGCTACAAAGCCGGCGACGTGGTGAGTTATAAAGGCAAGAAATACACCTGTATCCAGGCGCACACCTCCAACGCCGGCTGGACGCCGGACGCCGCCTTCACCCTGTGGCAGCTTATCGCCTAA
- the asnB gene encoding asparagine synthase B has protein sequence MCSIFGVLDLKSDPVELRKKALELSRLMRHRGPDWSGVYASDKAILAHERLSIVDVNNGAQPLYNAAHTHVLAVNGEIYNHQALRQQLSDRYAFQTGSDCEVILALYQEKGPDFLDDLQGMFAFALYDTEKDAYLIGRDHLGIIPLYMGHDEHGNLYVASEMKALVPVCRTIKEFPAGSYLWSQDGEIREYYRRDWFDYDSVKDNVTDAAALRTALEESVKSHLMSDVPYGVLLSGGLDSSVISAITKKYAARRVEDQERSEAWWPQLHSFAVGLEGSPDLRAAQEVANHLGTVHHEIHFTVQEGLDAIRDVIYHIETYDVTTIRASTPMYLMSRKIKAMGIKMVLSGEGADEVFGGYLYFHKAPDAREFHEETVRKLLALHMFDCARANKAMSAWGVEARVPFLDKKFLDVAMRINPKDKMCGNGKMEKHIVRECFESYLPASVAWRQKEQFSDGVGYSWIDTLKEVAAQQISDQQLETARFRFPYNTPTSKEGYLYREIFEELFPLPSAAECVPGGPSVACSSAKAIEWDESFKKMDDPSGRAVGVHQAAYK, from the coding sequence ATGTGTTCTATTTTCGGTGTGCTCGATCTGAAGTCCGATCCCGTTGAACTGCGTAAGAAAGCGCTGGAGCTGTCGCGTCTGATGCGCCACCGCGGCCCGGATTGGTCCGGCGTTTACGCCAGCGACAAAGCCATTTTGGCCCACGAACGCCTGTCGATCGTCGACGTCAACAACGGCGCTCAACCGCTGTACAACGCCGCGCACACCCACGTTCTGGCGGTCAACGGCGAAATTTACAACCACCAGGCGCTGCGCCAACAGCTGAGCGACCGCTACGCGTTCCAGACCGGGTCCGACTGTGAAGTGATCCTGGCGCTGTACCAGGAGAAAGGCCCGGATTTCCTCGACGATCTGCAAGGCATGTTCGCCTTCGCCCTGTATGACACCGAAAAAGACGCTTACCTGATCGGCCGCGATCACCTGGGCATCATCCCGCTGTACATGGGCCACGATGAGCACGGCAACCTGTACGTCGCCTCGGAAATGAAGGCGCTGGTGCCGGTGTGCCGCACCATCAAGGAATTCCCGGCCGGCAGCTACCTGTGGAGCCAGGACGGTGAGATCCGCGAATACTATCGCCGCGACTGGTTCGATTACGACAGCGTCAAAGACAACGTGACCGACGCCGCCGCCTTGCGCACCGCGCTGGAAGAGTCGGTGAAAAGCCACCTGATGTCCGACGTGCCTTACGGCGTGCTGCTGTCGGGCGGGTTGGATTCCTCGGTCATCTCGGCGATCACCAAGAAGTACGCCGCGCGCCGCGTGGAAGATCAGGAGCGCAGCGAAGCCTGGTGGCCGCAGCTGCACTCCTTCGCCGTCGGTCTGGAAGGCTCGCCGGATCTGCGCGCCGCGCAGGAGGTCGCCAACCATCTGGGCACCGTGCACCATGAGATCCACTTCACCGTGCAGGAAGGCCTGGACGCCATCCGCGACGTGATTTACCACATCGAAACCTATGACGTCACCACCATTCGCGCCTCGACGCCAATGTACCTGATGTCGCGCAAAATCAAGGCGATGGGTATCAAGATGGTGCTCTCCGGCGAAGGCGCGGACGAAGTGTTCGGCGGCTACCTTTACTTCCATAAGGCGCCGGACGCCCGCGAATTCCACGAAGAGACCGTGCGCAAGCTGCTGGCGCTGCATATGTTCGACTGCGCGCGCGCCAACAAGGCGATGTCCGCCTGGGGCGTTGAGGCCCGCGTGCCGTTCCTGGACAAGAAATTCCTCGACGTGGCGATGCGCATCAACCCGAAAGATAAAATGTGCGGCAACGGCAAAATGGAAAAACACATCGTCCGCGAATGTTTCGAGTCCTATTTGCCGGCCAGCGTGGCCTGGCGCCAAAAAGAGCAGTTCTCCGACGGCGTCGGCTACAGCTGGATCGACACGCTAAAAGAGGTCGCTGCGCAGCAAATCAGCGATCAACAGCTCGAAACCGCGCGTTTCCGCTTCCCGTACAACACGCCGACCTCGAAAGAAGGCTACCTGTACCGCGAGATCTTCGAGGAGCTGTTCCCGCTGCCGAGCGCCGCCGAATGCGTGCCGGGCGGCCCGTCCGTCGCCTGTTCGTCCGCCAAGGCCATCGAATGGGACGAATCGTTCAAGAAGATGGACGATCCTTCCGGCCGCGCCGTCGGCGTGCACCAAGCCGCCTATAAATAA
- a CDS encoding PhoH family protein, with translation MNVATQEILLEPADNKRLLSLCGPFDDNIKQLERRLGIEINRRDNRFKLVGKNLCVVAAADILRHLYVDTAPIRGVIPDIDPEQIHLAIKESRVLEQVADSVPDYGKAVTIKTKRGMVKPRTPNQAQYIANILDHDITFGIGPAGTGKTYLAVAAAVDALERQEIRRILLTRPAVEAGEKLGFLPGDLSQKVDPYLRPLYDALFEMLGFERVEKLIERNVIEVAPLAYMRGRTLNDAFIILDESQNTTIEQMKMFLTRIGFNSKAVITGDVTQIDLPRNQKSGLRHAVEVLSDVEELSFNFFHSEDVVRHPVVARVVIAYEAWEAAEQKRKDAIAEQRKREALAASEQETP, from the coding sequence TTGAACGTCGCAACACAAGAAATTTTGTTAGAGCCCGCAGACAATAAGCGTTTGCTCAGCCTGTGCGGCCCGTTTGATGACAACATCAAGCAACTCGAGCGCCGATTGGGCATTGAAATCAATCGCCGCGACAACCGTTTCAAGCTGGTCGGCAAAAACCTGTGCGTGGTTGCCGCCGCCGATATCCTGCGCCATCTGTACGTGGATACCGCGCCGATTCGCGGCGTGATCCCGGATATCGACCCAGAGCAAATCCACCTGGCTATCAAAGAGAGCCGGGTGTTGGAACAGGTGGCCGACAGCGTGCCGGATTATGGCAAGGCGGTCACCATTAAAACCAAGCGCGGCATGGTGAAACCGCGTACGCCTAACCAGGCGCAGTACATCGCCAACATTCTCGATCACGACATCACCTTCGGCATCGGCCCGGCGGGCACCGGCAAAACCTACCTGGCGGTCGCCGCCGCGGTGGATGCGCTGGAGCGCCAGGAAATTCGCCGCATTTTGCTGACACGCCCTGCGGTCGAAGCCGGCGAAAAACTGGGCTTCCTGCCCGGCGATCTGAGCCAGAAGGTCGATCCTTACCTGCGCCCGCTGTACGACGCCCTGTTCGAGATGCTGGGCTTCGAGCGCGTGGAGAAGCTCATCGAGCGCAACGTGATCGAAGTCGCGCCGCTGGCCTATATGCGCGGCCGTACGCTGAACGACGCCTTTATCATTCTGGATGAGAGCCAGAACACCACCATCGAACAGATGAAGATGTTCCTGACGCGCATCGGCTTCAACTCGAAGGCGGTCATCACCGGCGACGTCACCCAGATCGACCTGCCGCGCAACCAGAAATCCGGCCTGCGCCACGCGGTGGAAGTGCTGTCGGACGTGGAAGAACTGAGCTTCAACTTCTTCCACAGCGAAGACGTGGTGCGCCATCCGGTGGTGGCCCGCGTAGTCATCGCCTATGAGGCCTGGGAAGCGGCCGAACAGAAACGCAAAGACGCGATTGCCGAACAACGTAAGCGCGAGGCGCTCGCCGCCTCCGAGCAGGAGACACCATGA
- the ubiF gene encoding 3-demethoxyubiquinol 3-hydroxylase, whose amino-acid sequence MKTSQNRYDAVVVGGGMVGAAAALGLAQAGWSVALLEHQAPQAFEAQSPPDLRISAIGCTSVGLLKQLGAWQAVTAMRTAPYRRLETWEWASSRVAFDAVSLGLPELGFMVENRILQLALWQQFAQCANLTLLCPARLQSLQRADNAWQLTLDGGETLQARLVVGADGANSQVRKLAAIGTNGWQYRQACMLITVDTGAPQQDVTWQRFFPSGPRAFLPLYDSWASLVWYDSPQRIRQLQAMPPAQLEREIAAAFPARLGPVKVHAAGSFPLTRRHAQRYVLPGLALLGDAAHTINPLAGQGVNLGYRDVDALLNVLSDAREQGEDWSSEAVLLRYQRRRRTDNLLMQSGMDLFYTAFSNNLAPLNVARNLALMAAQRAGKLKEHALKYALGL is encoded by the coding sequence ATGAAGACATCTCAAAATCGGTATGACGCGGTGGTGGTGGGCGGCGGCATGGTCGGCGCGGCGGCGGCCCTGGGGCTGGCGCAGGCGGGCTGGTCGGTGGCGTTGCTGGAACATCAGGCGCCGCAGGCGTTCGAGGCGCAAAGCCCGCCGGATCTGCGCATTTCCGCTATCGGCTGCACCTCGGTGGGGCTGCTGAAACAGCTCGGCGCCTGGCAGGCCGTGACGGCGATGCGCACGGCGCCGTATCGCCGGCTGGAGACCTGGGAATGGGCGTCGTCGCGCGTGGCGTTCGACGCGGTGTCCCTGGGGCTGCCCGAGCTGGGCTTTATGGTGGAAAACCGCATTCTGCAGCTGGCGCTGTGGCAGCAGTTCGCGCAGTGCGCCAACCTGACGCTGCTGTGCCCCGCCAGGCTGCAATCGCTGCAGCGGGCGGACAATGCCTGGCAGCTGACGCTGGACGGCGGCGAGACGCTGCAGGCGCGTCTGGTTGTCGGCGCCGACGGCGCCAACTCGCAGGTGCGCAAGCTGGCGGCGATCGGCACCAACGGCTGGCAGTATCGTCAGGCGTGCATGTTGATCACCGTCGATACCGGCGCGCCGCAGCAGGATGTGACCTGGCAGCGTTTCTTCCCGTCCGGGCCGCGCGCCTTCCTGCCGCTGTACGACAGCTGGGCGTCGCTGGTGTGGTATGACAGCCCGCAGCGCATTCGCCAGCTGCAGGCGATGCCGCCGGCGCAGCTGGAGCGTGAGATCGCCGCCGCTTTCCCGGCGCGACTGGGCCCGGTCAAGGTGCACGCCGCCGGTTCGTTCCCGCTGACGCGGCGTCATGCGCAGCGCTACGTGCTGCCGGGGCTGGCACTGCTGGGGGATGCGGCGCATACCATCAACCCGCTGGCGGGGCAGGGCGTCAATCTGGGGTATCGCGACGTGGATGCCTTGCTGAACGTATTGAGCGACGCGCGGGAGCAGGGAGAGGACTGGAGCAGCGAGGCGGTACTGCTGCGTTATCAGCGCCGCCGCCGTACCGACAATCTGCTGATGCAGAGCGGGATGGATCTGTTCTATACCGCTTTCAGCAATAACCTGGCGCCGCTGAACGTGGCGCGCAATCTGGCGCTGATGGCCGCGCAGCGGGCGGGCAAGCTGAAAGAGCATGCGTTGAAGTACGCGTTGGGATTGTAA
- the miaB gene encoding tRNA (N6-isopentenyl adenosine(37)-C2)-methylthiotransferase MiaB, protein MTKKLHIKTWGCQMNEYDSSKMADLLNSTHGFEWTENAEEADVLLLNTCSIREKAQEKVFAMLGRWRLLKEKNPSVIIGVGGCVASQEGELIRSRAPCVDVVFGPQTLHRLPEMINHVQGTRSPVVDISFPEIEKFDRLPEPRAEGPTAFVSIMEGCNKYCTFCVVPYTRGEEVSRPSDDVLFEIAQLAAQGVREVNLLGQNVNAYRGATHDGEICSFAELLRLVAAIDGIDRIRFTTSHPIEFTDDIIAVYEDTPELVSFLHLPVQSGSDRILTMMKRAHTALEYKAIIRKLRKARPAIQLSSDFIVGFPGESQADFEQTMNLIADVNFDVSFSFIYSSRPGTPAADMVDDVSEEEKKQRLYILQDRINQQALQFSRRMLGTVQRILVEGTSRKSVMELAGRTECNRVVNFEGTPDMIGQFVDVEITEVLTNTLRGAVVRTEQQMDLRVHESPQSVIARTRKENALGVGIYQP, encoded by the coding sequence ATGACGAAAAAACTACATATCAAAACCTGGGGCTGCCAGATGAATGAGTATGATTCATCGAAAATGGCCGACCTGTTGAACAGCACGCACGGCTTCGAGTGGACCGAAAACGCCGAAGAGGCGGACGTGCTGCTGCTGAACACCTGCTCGATCCGTGAAAAAGCGCAGGAGAAAGTTTTCGCCATGCTGGGGCGCTGGCGCTTGCTGAAAGAAAAAAATCCGTCGGTGATCATCGGCGTCGGCGGTTGCGTGGCCTCGCAAGAAGGCGAACTGATCCGCAGCCGCGCGCCCTGCGTCGACGTGGTCTTCGGCCCGCAGACCCTGCACCGCCTGCCGGAAATGATCAATCACGTTCAGGGCACCCGCAGCCCGGTGGTCGACATCAGCTTCCCCGAGATCGAAAAATTCGACCGTCTGCCGGAACCGCGCGCCGAAGGCCCGACCGCATTCGTGTCGATCATGGAAGGCTGCAACAAATACTGCACCTTCTGCGTGGTGCCTTACACCCGCGGCGAAGAGGTGAGCCGCCCGAGCGACGACGTGCTGTTCGAAATCGCCCAACTGGCGGCGCAGGGCGTGCGCGAGGTCAACCTGCTCGGCCAAAACGTCAACGCTTACCGCGGCGCCACGCATGACGGCGAGATCTGTTCGTTCGCCGAACTGCTGCGCCTGGTGGCGGCCATCGACGGCATCGATCGCATTCGCTTCACCACCAGCCACCCTATCGAGTTCACCGATGACATCATCGCGGTGTACGAAGACACGCCGGAGCTGGTCAGCTTCCTGCATCTGCCGGTGCAGAGCGGTTCGGATCGCATCCTGACCATGATGAAACGCGCGCACACCGCGCTGGAGTACAAGGCGATTATCCGCAAGCTGCGCAAGGCGCGGCCGGCCATTCAGCTCAGCTCCGATTTCATCGTCGGTTTCCCGGGCGAAAGCCAGGCCGACTTCGAACAGACCATGAACCTGATCGCCGATGTCAATTTCGACGTCAGCTTCAGCTTCATCTATTCGTCGCGCCCGGGCACCCCGGCGGCGGACATGGTCGACGACGTCAGCGAAGAAGAGAAAAAACAGCGGCTGTATATTCTGCAGGATCGCATCAACCAGCAAGCGCTGCAGTTCAGCCGCCGCATGCTCGGCACCGTCCAGCGCATCCTGGTGGAGGGCACCTCGCGCAAAAGCGTGATGGAGCTGGCCGGGCGCACGGAGTGCAACCGTGTGGTAAACTTCGAGGGCACGCCCGACATGATCGGCCAGTTCGTCGACGTGGAAATTACCGAGGTGCTGACCAACACCCTGCGTGGCGCAGTGGTGCGCACCGAACAGCAGATGGATCTGCGCGTACATGAATCCCCGCAGTCGGTGATCGCCCGTACCCGCAAAGAAAACGCGCTGGGCGTCGGCATTTACCAGCCCTGA
- a CDS encoding zinc ribbon domain-containing protein YjdM yields the protein MQLPHCPKCNSEYTYQDNALFICPECAHEWSDSAPAEDQDALIVKDANGNLLADGDAVTVIKDLKVKGSSSMLKIGTKVKNIRLVEGDHNIDCKIDGFGPMKLKSEFVKKN from the coding sequence ATGCAACTCCCACACTGCCCGAAGTGCAACTCCGAATACACCTACCAGGACAATGCCCTGTTCATCTGCCCTGAGTGCGCCCACGAGTGGAGCGACAGCGCCCCGGCGGAAGATCAGGACGCGCTGATCGTCAAAGACGCCAACGGCAATCTGCTGGCGGACGGCGATGCGGTCACCGTGATCAAAGACCTGAAGGTCAAAGGCAGCTCCTCGATGCTGAAGATCGGCACCAAGGTGAAAAACATTCGCCTGGTCGAAGGCGATCACAACATCGACTGCAAAATCGACGGCTTCGGCCCGATGAAGCTGAAATCCGAGTTCGTGAAAAAGAACTGA